Genomic DNA from Hordeum vulgare subsp. vulgare chromosome 2H, MorexV3_pseudomolecules_assembly, whole genome shotgun sequence:
gactgttggaaatatgccctagaggcaataataaattagttattattatatttcttagttcatgataatcgtttattatccatgctataattgtattgattggaaacacaatacttgtgtggatacatagacaaaacactgtccctagtaagcctctagttgactagctcgttgatcaaagatggtcaaggtttcctggccataggcaagtgttgtcacttgataacgggatcacatcattaggagaatcatgtgatggactagacccaaactaatagacgtagcatgttgatcgtgtcattttgttgctactgttttctgcgtgtcaagtatttattcctatgaccatgagatcatataacttactaacaccggaggaatactttgtgtgtatcaaacgtcgcaacgtaactgggtgactataaagatgctctacaggtatctccgaaggtgttcgttgagttagtatggatcaagactgggatttgtcactccgtgtgacgaagaggtatctcggggcccactcggtaatacaacatcacacacaagccttgcaagcattgtaacttaatgtaagttgcgggatcttgtattacggaacgattaaagagacttgccggtaaacgagattgaaataggtatgcggatactaacgatcgaatctcgggcaagtaacataccgaaggacaaagggaatgacatacgggattatatgaatccttggcactgaggttcaaacgataagatcttcgtagaatatgtaggatccaatatgggcatccaggtcccgctattggatattgaccgaggagtctctcgggtcatgtctacatagttctcgaacccgcagggtctgcacacttaaggttcgacgttgttttatgcgtatttgagttatatggttggttaccgaatgttgttcggagtcccggatgagatcacggacgtcacgagggtttccggaatggtccggaaacgaagattgatatataggatgacctcatttggttaccggaaggttttcgtgcattaccggaaaagtttcgggctcatcggtagtgtaccgggagtgccgggaggggtgccggggaccatcgggaggggtgtcacgccccaaggggtcccatgggctatgggaagagataaaccagcccctagtgggctggaataagttcccactaaggcccataaggtttgagaaggaaaaaacacaaggtggaaagagtttccaagtgggaaggtggaatcctactccaagtaggattggagtaggactcctccacctccaatttcggccaaaccttgagggtttgaggctgcctcttccctccccctccctcctatatatactaaggtattagggctgatttgagacgactttctcacggctgcccgaccacataccttcatagtttttcctctagattgcgtttctgcggagctcgggcggagccctgctgagacgagatcatcaccaacctccggagcgccgtcacgctgccggagaactcttctacctctccgtctctcttgctggatcaagaaggccgagatcatcgtcgagctgtatgtgtgctgaacgcggaggtgccgtccgttcggtactagatcgtgggactgatcacgggattgttcgcggggcggatcgagggacgtgaggacgttccactacatcaaccgcgttcactaacgcttctgctgtacgatctacaagggtacgtagatcgctcatcccctctcgtagatggacatcaccatgataggtcttcgtgcgcgtaggaaaatttttgtttcccatgcgacgttccccaacaaagataacttgggctaagcccgtaattaaccctgcccattgggcctcctccgttggtacgttgtaccggtcataacatctctccccgccttctcaaacagctcgtcctcgagctgaacatgtggaaactgctggcggaaatcgtcgagcttctcccaagtcgcttcctcctctggcaggccggtccactgtaccaagacatgccagacgccgtgacgctgctgcgcctgcagcaccttcgccacctgtgcggaagctggaaggaggcggccatccgaagtaggaggaagggcccgcgtcgctgcaggagggtccccgtagtaggccttcagtaagacgacatggaagacgtcgtggaggcgagaaccagctggcagctccaagcggtatgcgagtgtgccgacacgctccagcacacgaaagggaccggcgtagcgaggtcccaatttgcgcttggagcgcgggtccagagactgcgtggtcctgtggaggaggcgcagccacacccaatcacccaccgcgaactccgcctcgcgatgatgagcatcgtagtacttccgagccagttgctgtgcttggagaagacgtTGGCGCGCCGCAGCCAGAATGTCATTGCGGGTGTGGAGTAAGTCGCCCGTCGTCTCGGACCGAGAcgtcccaggctcgtaagggagcatcgccggaggtgggcgcccgtagaccacctcgaaaggcaTGGTGCGCAGGGCagagtgataggaggtgttgtagtagtactccgcccacgccaaccagtccacccaagctcgtggacgatcaccagtaacacagcgcaggtacatggcgatcaccttgttgaccacctcggaaTGGTTgtctgtctgagggtggaacgccgtACTCATGCAgagcttcacgcccgccagtcgaaagagatcccgccagacatgtcccgtgaacacgggatcacgatctctgacgatggacgacggaaaaccgtggaggcagacgatgccgtcgaagaaggcccgcgccacggaggcggctgtatatggatgacccagggcgatgaagtgtgtgtacttggagaagcggtcaaccaccgtgaggatgacggacttgccgcccaccttgggaaggccctcgatgaagtccatggaaatatccgcccacacctgggagggtacgtccagcggctgcagtagacccgcgggtcatagtgtctccgtcttgttctgctggcacgtcacgcacgaccgcacccagtcgcggaccatcgcgccatcaccggggatgtaaaaatcagcacgaagacgatggagagtcttctgcacgccctcgtgccctgtagagtgcgccaaggtcaggacctagtggcgcaggtcgccatggtcgggcacgaagatgcggTGGCCATGTAGGAGCAGCCCCTCGTCCAAGCGCCAGGGCACGTCTAGCTCGCCAgcgtcaaggcgctggcgcaggccTTGTGCATCCGCGGCCGTCGAAGTTGCCCGgcgaatgtcgtcgatgaaggcgaaagatggcccggagcggatgcacatgatagtgccagccatggcgacatcgtccgcgacatcctcagtgtcgcggcgggacaaggcatcggcgaccgtgttgagacggccggggcggtactcgacggtgaagtcgaagccaaagAGCTTGCTCATCCACTGGTGCTGCGGAACTGTAGAGAGGCgctggtccagcaagaacttgaggctgtagtggtccatgcgcacacggaatgaccggccccaaagataaggccgccagtggcgcaccgcctgaaccagcccaataagctcgcgctcgtaggccgcgagcttgtgatggcgagcggcgaaggggcggctgaagaaggcgagcggtccctcgccctggtggAGGACGGCGCCAAAGCCGATGCCAGAGGAGTCGCGGTCCACCATGAACGGCATATCAAAGTCtggcatctggaggacgggtcccgtcgtAAGCGCCTGCTGGAGAGCCTTgaatgccgtagtcgcctcctcgtcccaggagaaggcgtcgcgtcaaaggagacgcgtcagtggcgcggcgatgaggccgaagtcccggatgtacttccggtagtagccggcgaggcccaagaagccgcaGAGCGCCCGCGGTGACCGCGTGGTCGGCCACGCTgcgacggcggcgaccttgtccgcgtccatcgctaccccgttcgccgagatgacgtgccccaggtacgcgacggaggtcgtgccaaatgagcacttcgagcgcttgaggtgaagacgatgcgctcgaagcttgttgaagatgatggccacgtgTTGTAGGTGTTCCAcccaagatgcactgtagataagaatgtcatcaaagaaaacaagcacaaagcggcgcaagtatgggttgagcacgtcgttcatcagggccCGGAAGGTCGCCGGCGCGTTGAAGAGAccgaacggcatcaccaggaactcgaagtggccatggtgagtgcggaatgccgtcttctcgatgtcgtcagggtgcatgcgcacctgatggtagcccgagcgaaggtcgagcttggtgaagaagcgcgctccgtgtagctcgtccaagagctcatccacgacggggatggggaacttgtccttggacgtcagggcgttgagggcgcggtagtcgatgcagaagcgccatgtgccgtcgggcttgcgcacaaggagcaccggggcggagaacggcgatgtcgaaatccggatgatgccctgcgcgagcatgaccgtcacctgacgctcgagctcgtctttctgcagttgagggtaccggtacggacgcacggcgacaggtgccgtgtccggcagcaggtggatgcagtggtcacagggccgcgtgggagggaggccctgtggctcgtcgaagatgtcattgtgctgctgcaggaggtcggccaggaggggatgcgcctcgtccagtgcggccgccatcaactggagctgCGGAGTCGcggcgccggagccgccgatgcctgtccactGAACGCGACGGCCGCCCTTGCGCCAGAAGATGACGGACAACACATTGAGGTCCTaaaggatggggccgagagtggacaggaagtcaatgccgaggatgaagtcgtagcagcccaggtcgatgccgacgcagtcgatggagaacgACTCATCGCCGATGAGGATgggaacctgccgcgccaccccctagcaagcaaggcggtccccgttggcgacggtgacgctgaacttctccgagcccgccggttggagtgcgaggcggcgcatggcgtccctggacaggaagttgtgcgtcgaacccgtgtccacgagcgcggtgagacgctccccgttgatcgtcaccggaagcagcatcgtctttgccgtcttgatgccagtcatggcatgaagggagacgacgaaggcggtcgcgtcgaccggcccgtaggtcgtgatgccggcctcggagagtgtggtggcATCGAGCTCtgcggtgagggcctccacctccgcgtcgtcgatggtctccaagtagaacaggcgggcACACGTATGACCCGGCGAatacggctcgtcgcagttgaagcacaggcccttgcggcgccgctcgagctgctcggccgacgtcaagcgccggaaggtgcgtgtcgACGTGGGGGCAGCCGCAGTAGCGGCCGGAAGGGCGGGGTgtgtcggggtggcggccgccggggcggggcgggtcgGGGGACGCGTCCCGCGGCCCAGGAACGCCTGCTGCagggcgttggcgcgctgctcgtacgcgcgtgcgtaatacatggccgtctggaggtcctgggggtcgcgcatctcaacgtcgatgcggatgtggtcgggaaggccgccgacgaaAAGCTCGGCAcgttggcgagccgtgacgtcaggcgcatggcaggccaacgtctggaagcggtcgacgaagtcctgcaccgaggtggtgaagggaaggcgaccgagctcggccaagcggctcccacgtatggggggggcgaaccggaggagacacaggtcgcgaaagcgctcccacgGAGGCATTCCGCCCTCGTcgtgctcgagggcgtagtaccacgtttgggcggcgccacggaggtggtcggaggcgatccacgtgcagtcggacgccatggtccgctgccccctgaaaaactggtcgcactgattgagccagttcagggggtcaacggtgccgtcgtaggtggcgaactccagcttggtgaagcggggcggctgctgcacgtgtggcgaggccgcgtaggtgccctcgtgacgacccagcgcggcggaaggagagtgttgcggcaccacggagctcccggcgtacgggtctgtgtacccgccgaaccccccgaaggtgggggcgggtggctgcaacaccATCGGCTGTAGCggcgccgtcgtgtaggtcggcgtgtcgatccacgtcggtagcggggacggcgacggcggccaccggacctgggtgatcggcaggccTTGGGGCACGACAGTggccgggggcggtggcgcgaagggcgccgccggcggaggtggtggtggcggggttgcgtacggagcctggaggaaagtccggaggttcgagaccgccaggttgaggtcgcggatcgccaaggacatctccgccggggagaggacggggacgggttcggccgccagggccgcggtaccggaggtggccggcggcggcgagtggtgcgtcggcggcggctgctgcgaggtggcggggaaggcggtggtggcggcggtggtggtggtgggaaggttcgacaaactcatcgaacccaaactacctgataccaaattggtagagactagggttctaccaggtctcggacgtaggttgtaggggtggaagtgcgggctgcgagatTGGGGACGCCGGTGctggcggttgggcgccgtcgcggcgtgtgAGAGaaagagaggcggctagggtttggggctcccgtctcctgagggagacgacaacagaatactgtttattgtctccTTAATAtcaaaggggtacatgtgtttatataggaggacaacctccactaaaccctagataacttaaattttaatataacttggactctaagatagataagataacttgggctaagcccgtaattaaccctgcccattgggcctccttgttggtacgttgtaccggtcataacacgtTCCTCCTCATCGCAAGCTGGACAACTCGAATTCTTGGTTGGGTGAGAATCACTTGACATTTCCTGAAACTAATGCAGACACACGCAAGCGTGAAAATATACAAGCTTTAGTTGAGAATCGAGGCTGGGACTCTTTATTCTGGGGCTCCTTGGATGATCTGCAACCACCAAAAATTCTAATGGTGATGGTAGTCAGCAAGAGAGCACCAGTCATGAGTGGTATGCCATCCTTTACGTGTTACAATCAAGGTCATTTTCAAGAAGGGAGGGGCGTTTTCGGCTCTGTGATCAACGCCTCCCTCGACTGGATTTCCATCCATCACAAGTGCTGCTTCTACCTCGTTGAAGTCTACTCCAACTTCGACTACCACCACGACCCCGGCCACGTCCATGAGCATTTGATGCAGTGGGATCCAGGTGGTTGTCAGGGATGTCGGCTTAGGATCAAGCCGAGTTTCAAGAAGGGAGGGATGTTAGGAACTTCACGTACATGGGCCGCCCCTCACCAGCACATGGGTCGGGCCTAACTGTGTGCCACCTCAAGCCGCTGGAGGTTAAGTACCCGAAGAGAAGTAGCAATCAGGCATCCGCGAAGGATCACGGCACGAACAgcggcttcctccttctcctacctctcgctcctctctctctctctctgcgtgTAGTCCCCAATCAATGTAATCGAAGCTTGTATCCCAAATCAGTGTTAAATAATAATAGATCAAGAGTGTCTACTACACTACTGGTTCCCTAACATCACATCATGCTAATTACATGTAGATCCGTGTAAACACTAGAGCACGGTATTTAGATAGTACTCTTCCGTCCCAAAATGAGCGTCGTTAATTTAGTACTCCCttcataaaaaatatataaaagcatttagatcactattttagtgatctaaacacttctatctatacctaataataaagcggctattgctttcgtcggaaaacTCATCACAACATTTTCTATAAAAAAAccactgtaatttttgttattcaacccgcgctccatcatttatctgcaacgcaaaagggaaAAAACGATTTGTTGCAAAAATTATACCAGTACGCATCGCCTTCTCCCGTCGACCCTGTGCCATCCTGGCCGTCACACCACtcaccgccgcggccgacctcaaccgccaccgctgccgatctcaacccacccgcctccgcggccgtacctctccccgctcactgcccctgttgcggcgctcgagcatatcgcgtcgaccctggtccaccctggcctgtgcccaggccgctgccacaccactcgccgccgcggccgacctcaaccaccaccgttgtcgatctcaacccacccgcctccgcggccgtacctctgcccgcttgctgcccccgtttcgacgCTCGAGCGCAGCTTCtgaatcaaatcaacgcgacaattacagtgactggggatgatgcgtctgctcaatGCAGAACGACGGTGGCGCGcgaataaggcgcggcggagcgaagtacttgcaggtggaggcgggcctccatggctctcacggggaactccgaggttatggcgcgtcaacggcgactccttatggccagatagaggcgcctaaccccttgctcccctcatcgtatcccctcctccggcaggaactcatcatctggtgagatcccctccccatgcctccaaccgtgtgtcaAGCACCGGCAAAAAAATTTgtattgtggggatttgtttgctgatgaatgaatgtattgaatgtaagattgtattgttgtagagatagagaatggaacaccaccttcagtttatcatctgatcccacattctctaccccatgagtgaaataagataacagtccattgatcaattcacgtagcctctttgttttgctttgcttgtcccgctcaatttctcatcatggtagaATTAACAATAAACGGGTTGAtttttcaacaaaataggataggactgactacattagttagttagcttattattttaataaatcaaaatgattataaaaagattaaaagcgtgtgatatttttttcttccgttgcaacgcatgggccctttttctAGTATtcatttacagagggagtacaaagtAAATTTGAAATTTCCTTTTTGGATGGAGGgactatttcttttttcttttcttttgaaaaGGGTATTTAGAGACTTCTACAGGGAAATAAAATTATACTTGAAAGTTAATACCGTTGGGCCGAGATAGTATTATTCTTCATGGAGCATCGTCGGTACAGAAGGTGACTATTACTTGGAGAACCAAAAAGTCCACTCCCGAGTTTCTCTGAAAATAAAGTCTCCTTCCTAAACATGAACGTGGTGGCAACAACTTGATCataaggaagaacatgagaatccAAAAGGGGACTTTTTTTGTGGGTGCAAAACATCATTAGAAAGCTTGACCATTAGAGCTGAGACTAATCAATAAATGAGAACCGCCCTTAGGGAGTGGAGGATCATCATGCATCTCAACTACTGCAGCCGATCACCACAGCGTAGCAGCCACGTCCGCACGCACTTGGCTTACGAGGTGCTGAATTGCCCAGGACACATCTAACAGCGACAAGCATATGAGACAGCGCGTATGCGTATGAAGCTACTACTGCATGTTAATTGTTACTCCTACTTCGTTTTCTTACGTTGCAATGTCACTCTGCATGTCGGTATCTGGATCGATTTTTCTTTGAGCAAAACATCTCGAGATTAGTCAATGATTCATAATCCAAGAACATAAAATATCTTCAGCTAAAATGAAGGAGCTCAAGTAATTAACTAGTAGTACTGCTTTTTTTCGAATGTTCTAGTAGTACTGCTAGTACTCCAATACTCCATACAGACTGCGCAACTCCACAGTATCAAAATCAAACATATAGCAAGCATTGGAAGGAGCCCTCCTAGGCCTCCTATAGGTACCAGTACCAATTCTTGATTTATACATTCAGTTATATGCCTATTCCTACATGTCACCAGACTGTCTAAAATGCACAACGAGTTCATTTCTTCTAATTACATAGATTATCTTAAGCTCATCTATTCTCAGACCTACGTACCAGGAATGAAGGATCGTCGCAATTTGTGCGTTCCGAGCAGGACCGGCAATAATAATACACAACACTAGCACAGCAGCAGCCGACTAACTAAATATACTGCCCGTATAGCTAGCAATATATATGTAGctccctcaaaaaaaaaaaagcaatACATATATGTGGTAGCGGCAGGAGGATGACTTCTCACTCCGGTATGCTCTGCAGCGCCGGCGTCCACTGAGCGGCCTGCCCCCTATGCCGGAAACTGGAGCTGCTCGTCATGCAGAGTAGCTCCGAGATGACGGCGCCGCTGCAGCCATCCTCCTGGTCGAGGCGCCGCAGAAGCTCCTCCAGCTGCTTCCTCGTGATCCTGATCTTCACCTCCTTCACGGGCGGAGtagctttcttctcctcctccccctccaccgGCACCGAGCTCTTCTTGGCGCAATGCACGGCGTCGACGCCGCGACGACCATGCGTTGTGTGGAAACAGTTGCCCATCCTGAACTCGAATTCTTGGCTTGGCTAGACGGGCGATCGATTGGGCTTGCAAGGCCAAAATTCGACCGGGATTGATTGAAAAATCGATGCGCAGTTTGGTTTTGATGATCGGGTGCTCGCGGAATTGGATGGGAAGTGTCGGATCTACTGCCAAGGCGACCGTGCTGCGGGAGATTTATAGGCCTTGGCGATGGAGGGAAAATGAGAGGCGAAGAAGGCGCCCGTCTGATTGAAACGTGGATGGCTCCGATGGAGTCCAAGTTGCCGTGCCCGTCCAATGCCGACCAGGCAGTCATGCCGGTTGCGTTGAGATCCGTGCCTGGGTGGTTCGGACGTTCGAGATGGATCTTGGCGGTGGCTGACAGTGCGAACCGTTTAATGTCCGCTGGGCCCTGGCGTGCCGTGTAAGCTGTAGACGTGGCGTCTCCTGGAGAACGCGGAGGCTGGTGAAATGCACAAGTGATTTGTCATTGTGACTTGTGAGCGGACAAAACAAGGGCTGTTAATTCACCTAGCTTGACCAAAAACTGATGGACCATGAAATCTTTAATATAGAGCTATCACTTCATAGAGCCTGCGTCGGCTGTTTTACAATTTTATTTACATGGCTCGGCAGCAAATTATTGAACGCCAGCGCAGAGTATCAACACCTGTACAGTACAGTTTGTTAAATGGCTGGTCTGAACCGACGTAAACGACAAGAGGAATTTCAGCGGCGGTAATTAACGTTGAATTTTCTCATTCGGATCGTTGTGTTTTGCGTTACATTGTGGATCACCGGCTAGATGCATGGGCATGCGCCCTCGTTTTCGCTTTGTCCAGCTATCATCCGGGCGTTTTCCAATCATAGCACATCGCCAACTGAACAAATGATTAGCCGCGTACGTTCCCATCATAATGCTGGATGTATGTCGTGTGTACATACTGACCCGCCATAAAAAATCACCTTAAACAATTAACCTCTTCTAGGATGCTTTCTCTCTAAAACAATTGTGAACTACTCcattcgttcttaaatataagtttttaaaaaaaattcaataaaagactacatataaagcaaaatgaatgaatctatattctaatgtatgtctatatacatctgtatgtagttttctattaaaaactataaaaagacttatatttaggagcgGGAGAGTACTAgcttcgttcttaaatataagtctttttaaaaaaaatcactaaaagactacatacgaaataaaatgaatgaatctatactttaaaatatgtctatatatatccctATGACTGTATATAGTCTTTTAGTGAAACATCTAAAAGGActtattatatttaggaacggagaaagTAATTCAGACGCGTATGCTCTAGTTTAAGGGTCGAACAACCTGTCAATAATACTACTTACGGTTGCACCATATCCAGCACCAACCGAAAAGATCATTCTAGTTCTAGGTCACCAATTTCGGTTGGTTTCGAATATATGCTGAGCTGGCCAGGTCACCTGATTAATTCATGTGTTTGGGTTTGATATGAATAAATTCATGTGCTTGGGCCCCAAATCGCTTCCACCGGCCAGACGTTGGCCGCTGCacggtcgtcgtcgtcgccgtagcGTCCTGGCTGGCTGGCTTCCCGTGGAGTGCAGGCCATCCAAGGCAACCAACCGATCGAACTCATTTGACCAGCTGCAACCACTACTAACTGCATTGCATTGATTTATTTGACTCCATACGACCATGGTTAATAATACAGTCAACTACTAGCTATAAGATGTTGTATATCATCTGTAGTCAATACATACATTCACTTATACAACAAGGTTTGCTATAAGGTTGGTTATAGGATTATTACTTTTCTCATCTTCTCTCCATCTTCACATTTATTGCATCTGTCTAGAAACACACATATAGCTAGGCTCTTACATAAGAGCCCACTTTCCTTACTTTTTCATGTCTCTTTTTTCCACATAAGCAAAATTGCCATGTAAGAGGGTTTATAgcctactattgtacttgctctactaACTAGATTGCATTGCATTGATTTATTTCGCTCAAACCCAAACGGTTTGTAGTACCCAAAACATGAGCTACTCAAGGTGTTTCCTCGGAAGGGAAATAAAACTTGAGCTCAAGATGCACCTAGAAGGTTTAGATTTAAGCTCGTGCAAGCCCCGGCAGATCACGTCGATAAGTACCGAACTAACCTATGATTGAATTGTTAGGATGACTGTGGTATCCATGTCTTAGATGTAGCTCACGTTATTGATGGCTCGGGTAGGGGTCCCGAACTAGTAATCTTGGTGTGATGGTAACAGAGATACAAGATTTTACTAAGGTTCGGTCTCTCTCGAAGAGATAATACGCTACGTCatgctttgtttgtattgatTTCGAGGGAGTACAAAATACCGGCTGATCTATCGTGAGATCATTGTGTGTCATCTACAATGCCTACACCTCGATTTATGCTGTGAGAAAGAATCTAACAGTAAGAATTAGGGGCACGAATTGAGGCTGGACCTAATAATGACGTAAGTGTGACACAAGGGTTTACGAGTTCGGCCCCCTCCCCGTGGAGGTAAAGCCCCTACATCTCGAGCTTTGGAGTTGTTGTTTCTCTTATGTATAGATGATTACAAAGGATCATGAACCTGTGTACTAGAGTTATAGGGTGGATCATACGTcttcaacatatctatatttttttgtttcttgctattatattatcattcttagatactttatatgttattttatattatttttggagactaacctattaacccagtgtccAATGATAGATATTGTTTTCTGCCTATTTTtggttttacaaaaaaaaaatccaTACCAAAGAAAGTCCAAACGCTGCGAAACTCTTAGATAATTTTTtcatggaccagaagacaccctaGAAGCTACGGGAGGGTCAGAAAACCTATGAGGAGATGTCAAGGCAATAGGGTGTGCACAGGAGGTAAGGCACACCCTGATGTGTTgtgcccccccccctcgtggcTCCGTCTGACCTAATTCGAgtgctataaattctcaaatattctgaATCCGCCGCACAGCACCCCGAAAATGTTTCTCTGttgtcgcaagtctctgttcttttGCATCTGGAGGCCTTCTCCGGCACTCTTTCAGAGGGAGGTCGATCACTGAGTGCTTCTTCAGCAACCTTGTTACACCCgtgaacctacgggtccatactgATTAGCTAGATGCCTTTTTCTCTTCGGTCTTCAAT
This window encodes:
- the LOC123429950 gene encoding uncharacterized protein LOC123429950, which translates into the protein MGNCFHTTHGRRGVDAVHCAKKSSVPVEGEEEKKATPPVKEVKIRITRKQLEELLRRLDQEDGCSGAVISELLCMTSSSSFRHRGQAAQWTPALQSIPE